The following are encoded in a window of Mycobacterium sp. ELW1 genomic DNA:
- a CDS encoding SCO1664 family protein produces the protein MTAADEASARDALRCGELTILGRIRSASNATFLCEATGPAGPDHAVHCVYKPVAGEQPLWDFPDGTLAGREVGSYLVSAALGWNIVPFTIIRDGPAGPGMVQLWVDQPGDSDDTESDGPDLVDICPPGSIPPGYLSVLRAYDYAGNDVTLVHADDARLRRMAVFDVIVNNADRKGGHILAGIDGRVYGVDHGVSLHVQDKLRTVLWGWAGKPIDDEALAAIADLGEQLAGPLADELREHITPAEVAALRRRVRTLVAEPVMPAPDRHRPIPWPAF, from the coding sequence GTGACAGCCGCCGACGAGGCCTCGGCCCGCGACGCGCTGCGCTGCGGTGAGCTGACCATCCTCGGGCGGATCCGTTCGGCGAGTAACGCCACCTTCCTGTGTGAGGCGACCGGCCCCGCGGGGCCTGACCATGCGGTGCACTGCGTCTACAAGCCGGTCGCCGGTGAGCAGCCGCTGTGGGATTTCCCGGACGGCACCCTGGCAGGCCGGGAAGTGGGCTCGTATCTCGTCTCGGCCGCACTCGGCTGGAACATCGTGCCGTTCACCATCATTCGGGACGGCCCGGCCGGCCCGGGGATGGTGCAGCTATGGGTCGATCAACCCGGCGACAGCGACGACACCGAATCCGACGGACCCGACCTGGTCGACATCTGCCCGCCGGGATCCATTCCGCCGGGCTATCTTTCGGTGCTGCGCGCGTACGACTACGCCGGCAACGACGTCACGCTGGTGCACGCCGACGATGCGCGGCTGCGGCGGATGGCGGTGTTCGACGTCATCGTCAACAACGCCGACCGCAAGGGTGGCCACATTCTGGCCGGCATCGACGGCCGGGTGTACGGCGTCGACCACGGGGTGTCGCTACATGTCCAGGACAAGCTACGCACCGTGCTCTGGGGCTGGGCCGGAAAGCCGATCGACGACGAGGCGCTGGCGGCGATCGCCGACCTCGGCGAGCAGCTGGCCGGCCCGCTCGCCGACGAGCTGCGCGAACACATCACCCCGGCGGAGGTCGCGGCACTGCGGAGGCGGGTCCGCACGCTGGTCGCCGAGCCCGTCATGCCCGCACCCGATCGGCACCGGCCGATTCCCTGGCCGGCTTTCTGA
- a CDS encoding HNH endonuclease signature motif containing protein, translating to MRSIDAALDALETAIELLGAADIEELRVSERFAPLARLEAAIRRQVAISHEQVTHLERYEGCPPVPVVLADVLRISRSAAKRRVRDAEQLAPRRSLTGEQLPPLLPATGTAWNAGVLDGEHVRVIQKFFRELPDHVGPVEIEKAERTLAEHAQTMRPDQLEKIADRLAIHLNPDGKYSEEDRARKRGFVWCGGQRADGMSVGKLVADPQLRSMLEAWFAKFAAPEPDDLRSHSQRQHDALTTLVQSRLGDPKLGQHNGLPVTVIVTTTLQDLQAGAGHAVTAGGTLLPMTDLIRMATPAHHYLAVFDGVTGQSLWLGRSKRLASADQRIMLLAKYRGCTAPGCTVNGYNSHVHHAAKDWKHGGTTDIDDMTLACKCDNLLVENHGWTTRQLPDGHTEWIPPPNVPLRGGTNDYHHPERLLGEEDDP from the coding sequence ATGCGTTCGATAGATGCGGCGTTGGATGCGCTGGAGACCGCTATCGAGTTGTTGGGCGCGGCCGACATCGAGGAGCTGCGTGTATCGGAGCGGTTCGCTCCTCTGGCACGGCTGGAGGCCGCGATTCGGCGCCAGGTCGCGATCTCGCACGAGCAGGTGACGCACCTGGAGCGCTATGAGGGGTGTCCGCCGGTGCCGGTCGTGTTGGCCGACGTGTTGCGGATCAGCCGCTCGGCGGCCAAGCGTCGGGTCCGTGATGCCGAACAGTTGGCGCCGCGTCGGTCGTTGACCGGTGAGCAGTTGCCGCCGCTGTTGCCTGCGACGGGCACAGCCTGGAATGCCGGGGTTCTCGACGGGGAGCATGTCCGGGTCATCCAGAAGTTCTTCCGCGAGCTACCCGATCATGTCGGGCCGGTGGAGATCGAGAAGGCCGAACGCACCCTGGCCGAGCACGCCCAGACCATGCGGCCCGATCAGCTGGAGAAGATCGCCGACCGGCTGGCCATCCACCTCAACCCCGATGGGAAGTACTCCGAGGAGGATCGGGCCCGCAAGCGCGGGTTCGTGTGGTGCGGCGGGCAGCGGGCCGACGGGATGAGTGTGGGCAAGTTGGTGGCCGATCCGCAGTTGCGGTCGATGCTGGAGGCGTGGTTCGCCAAATTCGCCGCACCCGAACCCGACGATCTGCGTAGCCACAGCCAACGCCAACACGACGCGCTGACCACTCTGGTGCAGAGCAGGCTGGGCGATCCGAAACTGGGCCAGCACAACGGACTTCCGGTCACCGTCATCGTCACCACGACCCTGCAGGACTTGCAGGCCGGTGCCGGTCACGCGGTCACCGCGGGCGGAACCCTGCTGCCGATGACGGATCTGATCCGGATGGCCACCCCGGCCCACCACTACCTGGCGGTCTTCGACGGCGTGACCGGCCAATCACTCTGGCTGGGCCGATCCAAACGACTGGCCTCAGCCGATCAGCGCATCATGTTGTTGGCCAAATACCGTGGCTGCACCGCACCCGGATGCACCGTCAACGGCTACAACAGCCACGTCCACCACGCGGCCAAAGACTGGAAACACGGCGGCACCACCGACATCGACGACATGACCCTCGCCTGCAAATGCGACAACCTGCTGGTCGAAAACCACGGCTGGACCACCCGCCAACTCCCCGACGGACACACCGAATGGATCCCACCGCCGAACGTGCCACTACGCGGCGGAACCAACGACTACCACCACCCCGAGCGACTGCTCGGTGAGGAGGACGACCCCTGA
- the mshC gene encoding cysteine--1-D-myo-inosityl 2-amino-2-deoxy-alpha-D-glucopyranoside ligase, giving the protein MQSWSAVDIPQLPGRGPALRLYDTADRQVRPTSPGETATMYVCGITPYDATHLGHAATYLTFDLVYRVWLDSGHQVHYVQNITDVDDPLFERANRDGVDWRDLGAREIQLFREDMAALRVLPPRDYVAATDAIGEVVELVEKMLASGAAYVVDDDEFPDIYYRADATTQFGYESGYDRDTMMRLFAERGGDPDRAGKADPLDALLWRAARPDEPSWPAPFGSGRPGWHVECSAIALSRIGFGFDVQGGGSDLIFPHHEFSAAHGECVIGERRFARHYVHAGMIGWDGHKMSKSRGNLVLVSRLREQGVDPAAIRLGLLAGHYRSDRSWSDAVLDDANSRLHRWRSAAALPAGPDAADVIGRVRQYLADDLDTPKALAAVDGWVTDALEYGGHDATAPAAVAAAVDALLGVPL; this is encoded by the coding sequence ATGCAGTCCTGGTCGGCCGTCGACATCCCGCAGCTGCCCGGCCGTGGGCCGGCCTTGCGGTTGTATGACACCGCCGATCGCCAGGTCCGTCCGACGTCGCCGGGGGAGACCGCGACGATGTACGTCTGCGGCATCACGCCCTACGACGCGACGCATCTGGGTCACGCCGCGACCTATCTGACGTTCGATCTGGTGTACCGGGTCTGGCTGGACAGCGGCCATCAGGTCCATTACGTGCAGAACATCACCGACGTCGACGACCCGCTATTCGAACGGGCCAATCGCGACGGCGTGGACTGGCGGGACCTGGGCGCACGGGAGATTCAGTTGTTCCGCGAGGACATGGCCGCGCTGCGGGTACTGCCGCCGCGTGACTATGTCGCCGCCACCGACGCGATCGGCGAAGTGGTCGAGTTGGTGGAGAAGATGCTGGCCTCCGGGGCGGCCTATGTGGTCGACGACGACGAGTTCCCGGACATCTATTACCGCGCCGACGCCACCACCCAGTTCGGTTATGAATCGGGCTACGACCGCGACACGATGATGCGGTTGTTCGCCGAACGCGGCGGCGACCCGGATCGGGCGGGCAAAGCCGACCCGCTCGACGCACTGCTGTGGCGGGCGGCCCGCCCGGACGAGCCGAGCTGGCCCGCCCCGTTCGGTTCCGGCCGCCCGGGCTGGCACGTGGAGTGTTCGGCGATTGCGCTGAGCCGCATCGGTTTTGGCTTTGACGTGCAGGGTGGCGGCAGTGACCTGATCTTCCCGCATCACGAGTTCTCCGCCGCGCACGGCGAATGTGTGATCGGGGAGCGCCGGTTCGCCCGGCACTATGTGCACGCGGGGATGATCGGCTGGGACGGGCACAAGATGTCCAAGAGCCGCGGCAATCTGGTGCTGGTGTCCCGGTTGCGCGAGCAGGGTGTGGACCCGGCGGCCATCCGGTTGGGCCTGCTTGCGGGGCACTATCGCAGCGACCGGTCGTGGAGCGACGCGGTGCTCGACGACGCCAACAGCCGCCTTCATCGGTGGCGCTCGGCCGCCGCGTTGCCGGCAGGACCGGACGCCGCCGACGTCATCGGACGGGTGCGGCAGTACCTGGCTGACGACCTCGACACGCCCAAAGCGCTTGCCGCCGTTGATGGTTGGGTCACCGACGCCTTGGAGTACGGTGGCCACGACGCCACCGCGCCCGCCGCGGTGGCGGCCGCGGTCGACGCTCTACTGGGCGTGCCGCTGTAG
- a CDS encoding acyl-CoA dehydrogenase, whose product MNFDLTDEQELLRDTAREVFSRTYDIETRNKTVDSELGWSRDVWRQLAEIGILGLGFEPEESGQIEIIVVMTELGRRLAPEPVAAAALIPGGLIAELGSDSQRAQLDDVAAGERLLALAHTEKGLRGLDELSTRATKTGDSWTITGRKNPVLAGDSADALVVTAALPDGGIGAFLVDAAATTRRGYRTFDGQRGAEIDFTDAPAQPLGDGGDVSERIHAMLIRYSSALCAEAVGAMDESLRLTTEYLNARKQFGVPLKTFQTLTQRAADMYVSLELARSMNYYAAMCISDGRLDPVVAARAKLQIGKSGKHILQESIQMHGGIGVTAEYPVAHYAARLTAIDQTLGSATDQLRFLSSQVGNYGAVAL is encoded by the coding sequence ATGAACTTTGACCTGACCGACGAACAAGAACTGCTCCGCGACACCGCTCGCGAGGTGTTCTCCCGCACCTACGACATCGAGACCCGCAACAAGACCGTCGACTCCGAGCTCGGCTGGAGCCGCGACGTGTGGCGCCAGCTGGCCGAGATCGGCATCCTCGGACTGGGTTTCGAGCCGGAAGAATCCGGCCAGATCGAGATCATCGTCGTGATGACCGAACTCGGACGCCGTCTGGCACCCGAGCCGGTCGCCGCGGCCGCACTGATCCCGGGTGGCCTGATCGCCGAACTGGGCAGCGACTCTCAGCGCGCTCAGCTTGACGACGTCGCCGCCGGTGAGCGGCTGCTGGCGCTGGCCCACACCGAGAAGGGACTGCGCGGACTCGACGAATTGTCCACGCGCGCAACTAAAACGGGTGACTCCTGGACCATCACCGGCCGCAAGAACCCGGTGCTTGCCGGTGACAGCGCCGATGCGCTGGTCGTCACCGCGGCCCTGCCCGACGGTGGCATCGGCGCGTTCCTCGTCGACGCCGCGGCAACCACCCGCCGCGGCTACCGGACCTTCGACGGGCAGCGCGGCGCCGAGATCGACTTCACCGACGCCCCGGCGCAGCCGCTCGGCGACGGCGGCGACGTGAGCGAACGCATCCACGCAATGCTGATCCGCTACTCCTCGGCCCTGTGCGCCGAAGCTGTTGGCGCCATGGATGAATCGCTGCGGCTGACCACGGAGTACCTGAACGCGCGCAAGCAGTTCGGCGTGCCGCTCAAGACGTTCCAGACGCTCACCCAGCGCGCTGCCGACATGTACGTTTCGCTCGAACTGGCCCGCAGCATGAACTACTACGCGGCGATGTGCATCAGCGACGGCCGGCTGGATCCCGTGGTCGCGGCCCGGGCCAAGCTGCAGATCGGGAAGTCGGGCAAGCACATCCTGCAGGAGTCGATCCAGATGCACGGCGGTATCGGCGTGACCGCCGAATACCCGGTGGCCCACTACGCCGCCCGGCTCACCGCCATCGACCAGACCCTCGGGTCGGCGACCGATCAGCTGCGATTCCTCAGCTCGCAGGTGGGCAACTACGGGGCCGTCGCGCTGTAG
- a CDS encoding SDR family oxidoreductase, which yields MSSVNGKVVFITGAARGVGADVARRLRRKNAVLVLTDIDAEPLAELAAELGEDQVLTGVADVRDLAAMQAVAERAVERFGGIDVVVANAGIATYGSVLQVDPEAVKRLLDINVLGAFHTVRATLPSIIERRGYVLIVSSFAAYAASPGLVPYHAAKAGVEHFANALRLEVAHQGVDVGSAHMSWIDTPMVQDAKNDLASFTEMLARVPTPLGNTTSVDKCGQAFVKGIEGRKRQINVPGWVGAFRWLKPLLSTRLGERPIAALVPSILPKMDAEVAALGRSTSSRLEELET from the coding sequence ATGAGTTCCGTCAACGGCAAGGTCGTGTTCATCACCGGAGCTGCCCGCGGGGTCGGCGCCGACGTGGCGCGCCGGTTGCGGCGCAAGAACGCCGTACTCGTCCTGACCGACATCGATGCCGAGCCGCTGGCCGAGTTGGCCGCTGAACTCGGCGAGGATCAGGTGTTGACCGGTGTTGCCGATGTGCGCGACCTCGCTGCCATGCAGGCGGTGGCCGAGCGGGCGGTCGAGCGGTTCGGCGGCATCGACGTCGTGGTCGCCAACGCCGGTATCGCGACGTATGGCTCAGTGCTGCAGGTCGATCCGGAGGCCGTCAAGCGTCTGCTCGACATCAACGTGCTGGGCGCCTTCCACACCGTGCGGGCCACCCTGCCGTCGATCATCGAGCGTCGCGGCTACGTGCTGATCGTCTCGTCGTTCGCGGCCTACGCCGCGTCGCCGGGGCTGGTGCCGTATCACGCGGCCAAGGCCGGGGTCGAACACTTCGCCAACGCCCTGCGACTCGAGGTGGCCCATCAGGGCGTCGACGTCGGCTCCGCGCACATGTCGTGGATCGACACCCCGATGGTGCAGGACGCCAAGAACGATCTCGCCAGTTTCACCGAAATGCTCGCCCGGGTGCCCACACCGCTGGGCAACACCACAAGCGTCGACAAGTGCGGACAGGCGTTCGTCAAAGGAATCGAGGGGCGCAAGCGCCAGATCAACGTGCCCGGCTGGGTCGGCGCGTTCCGCTGGCTCAAGCCGCTGTTGTCGACGCGGTTGGGGGAGCGGCCGATCGCGGCGCTGGTCCCCAGCATCCTGCCCAAGATGGATGCCGAGGTGGCCGCGCTCGGCCGCTCCACCAGCTCCCGGTTGGAAGAGCTGGAGACTTAG
- a CDS encoding DUF5703 family protein, with the protein MSAAYRGRMPASWEVELSDDYEWIPLRLPPDVTRISASTRLSIEAEYRGWELTRVRLYTDGSRRVLLRRKKSRINGDTTDQSEL; encoded by the coding sequence GTGAGCGCGGCGTACCGCGGCCGGATGCCGGCGAGTTGGGAAGTCGAACTCTCCGATGACTACGAGTGGATCCCGCTACGGTTGCCACCTGATGTCACCCGCATCAGCGCGTCGACCCGACTGTCCATCGAAGCCGAGTACCGGGGCTGGGAGTTGACCCGGGTGCGCCTCTACACCGACGGCAGCCGTCGAGTCCTCTTGCGACGCAAGAAGTCTCGAATCAACGGCGACACCACCGATCAATCCGAGCTGTGA
- a CDS encoding 3'(2'),5'-bisphosphate nucleotidase CysQ encodes MSMTDAALAADLAEEAGRLLLSVRDEVGFDFPPALGDAGDVRANALILRRLRAERPGDAVLSEEAYDDLKRLQADRVWIIDPLDGTREFSMPRRTDWAVHVALWQRTGGPDGTITDAAVALPAMGEVHRSDTVTAPPPPPPGPIRITASSNRPPAVLWRLRDRLDIEFLRIGSAGAKAMAVVRGDADAYIHAGGQWEWDSAAPAGVVQAAGLHATRIDGSPLRYNRPDPYLPDLLMCRADVADLLLDAMWLAS; translated from the coding sequence ATGAGCATGACCGACGCGGCGCTGGCCGCCGACCTCGCCGAGGAGGCGGGCCGGCTGTTGCTGTCGGTGCGTGACGAGGTCGGTTTCGACTTCCCGCCCGCGCTCGGTGATGCCGGCGACGTGCGTGCCAACGCCCTGATTCTGCGCCGGCTGCGCGCCGAGCGTCCCGGTGACGCCGTGCTCTCCGAAGAGGCCTACGACGATCTCAAGCGGCTCCAGGCCGACCGGGTGTGGATCATCGACCCGCTCGACGGCACCCGCGAATTCTCCATGCCCCGCCGGACCGACTGGGCCGTGCACGTCGCCCTCTGGCAGCGGACCGGCGGACCGGACGGCACCATCACCGACGCCGCCGTCGCGCTGCCTGCGATGGGCGAGGTGCACCGCTCGGACACCGTGACCGCTCCGCCGCCGCCACCACCCGGCCCGATTCGCATCACCGCGAGCTCCAACCGACCGCCCGCGGTGCTGTGGCGCCTGCGGGACCGGCTCGACATCGAGTTCCTGCGGATCGGATCGGCCGGCGCCAAGGCGATGGCGGTGGTGCGCGGCGACGCCGACGCCTACATCCACGCCGGTGGTCAGTGGGAGTGGGACTCGGCCGCGCCCGCCGGGGTGGTGCAGGCCGCCGGTCTGCATGCCACCCGGATCGACGGGTCGCCGCTGCGCTACAACCGGCCGGACCCGTACCTGCCTGATCTGCTGATGTGCCGGGCCGACGTCGCCGACCTCCTGCTCGACGCCATGTGGCTGGCCAGTTAG
- a CDS encoding acyl-CoA dehydrogenase family protein: MKLALSDEDAKFRDELREFFTTQVPADIRERARTDSLNFPDDAITTQRILNKAGLGVPNWPVEWGGKDWTPLQRQIWADEMRMACVPEPLAFNASMVGPVIAHFGSQEIKERFLPPTANLDIWWCQGFSEPEAGSDLAGLRTVAVRDGDDYVINGQKTWTTLGQYADWIFVLARTNPDAPKKQAGISFILVEMNTPGITLRPIKLIDGSYEVNEVFFEDVRVPANQLVGEENQGWSYAKFLLSNERTGIARIGTTKLWLADVKENAAQTKVGAGSLLDDPLFAAKVAEIENELLALELTQLRVSGDEGTGKPNPASSILKLRGSQLQQAVTELAVEVAGPDALPFDGGADIESPLWAQHAAPKYLNYRKTSIYGGSNEVQRTIISSTILGL, translated from the coding sequence GTGAAGCTGGCACTCAGTGACGAGGACGCAAAGTTCCGCGACGAACTCCGCGAGTTCTTCACCACCCAGGTCCCCGCCGACATCCGCGAACGGGCCCGCACCGACAGCCTGAACTTCCCCGACGACGCGATCACCACGCAGCGGATCCTCAACAAGGCCGGGTTGGGTGTGCCCAACTGGCCGGTGGAGTGGGGCGGTAAGGACTGGACCCCGCTGCAGCGCCAGATCTGGGCCGACGAGATGCGCATGGCATGCGTCCCCGAGCCGCTGGCCTTCAACGCCAGCATGGTCGGACCGGTGATCGCGCACTTCGGCTCACAGGAGATCAAGGAACGCTTCCTGCCGCCGACGGCGAACCTCGACATCTGGTGGTGCCAGGGCTTTTCCGAGCCCGAGGCCGGCTCCGACCTGGCCGGGCTGCGGACCGTCGCGGTGCGCGACGGCGACGACTACGTCATCAACGGCCAGAAGACCTGGACGACCCTCGGCCAGTACGCCGACTGGATCTTCGTGCTGGCCCGCACCAACCCGGATGCTCCGAAGAAGCAGGCCGGCATCTCCTTCATCCTCGTCGAGATGAACACCCCGGGCATCACGCTGCGACCGATCAAGCTGATCGACGGCAGCTACGAGGTCAACGAGGTGTTCTTCGAAGACGTCCGGGTGCCCGCCAATCAGCTTGTCGGCGAGGAGAACCAGGGCTGGAGCTACGCCAAGTTCCTGCTGTCCAACGAGCGCACCGGCATCGCGCGGATCGGCACCACCAAGCTGTGGCTCGCCGACGTCAAGGAGAACGCCGCGCAGACCAAGGTCGGCGCGGGCAGCCTGCTCGACGATCCGCTGTTCGCCGCCAAGGTCGCCGAGATCGAAAACGAGCTGCTGGCACTGGAACTCACGCAGCTGCGGGTCAGCGGCGACGAGGGCACCGGCAAGCCGAACCCGGCCTCGTCGATCCTGAAGCTGCGCGGCAGCCAGTTGCAGCAGGCGGTCACCGAGTTGGCCGTGGAGGTCGCCGGACCGGATGCGCTGCCGTTCGACGGCGGCGCCGACATCGAATCTCCGCTGTGGGCGCAGCACGCCGCGCCGAAGTATCTGAACTACCGCAAGACCTCGATCTACGGCGGAAGCAACGAGGTCCAGCGCACCATCATCTCCTCGACGATCCTGGGACTGTGA
- a CDS encoding PAC2 family protein translates to MTPSNFSGAKGPDLPELQNTIIVAAFEGWNDAGDAASDALEHLDAIWEADTIVEIDDEAYFDYQVNRPVIRQVDGVTRELVWPSMQISHCRPPGSDRDIVLMHGVEPNMRWRTFCAELLAIADKLNVDTVVILGALLADTPHTRPVPVSGAAYSPESAKFFGLEETRYEGPTGIAGVFQDACVAAGIPAVTFWAAVPHYVSQPPNPKATVALLRRVEDVLDIEVPLGDLPAQAEEWEQAVTEMTAEDEEIAEYVASLEQRGDAEVDVNEALSKVDGDQLAAEFERYLRRRGPGFRG, encoded by the coding sequence GTGACCCCGTCGAATTTCAGCGGCGCGAAAGGCCCGGATCTGCCCGAATTGCAGAACACGATCATCGTCGCGGCTTTCGAGGGCTGGAACGACGCGGGCGACGCCGCCAGCGACGCGCTCGAGCACCTGGACGCCATCTGGGAGGCCGACACGATCGTGGAGATCGACGACGAGGCGTATTTCGACTACCAGGTGAATCGTCCGGTGATCCGGCAGGTGGACGGCGTGACCCGTGAGCTGGTGTGGCCGTCGATGCAGATCTCCCACTGCCGGCCGCCCGGTTCGGACCGCGACATCGTGCTCATGCACGGTGTGGAACCCAACATGCGGTGGCGCACGTTCTGCGCCGAGTTGCTCGCGATCGCCGACAAGCTGAACGTGGACACCGTGGTGATCCTCGGAGCGCTGCTGGCCGACACCCCGCATACCCGGCCGGTCCCGGTGTCCGGAGCGGCCTACTCGCCCGAATCCGCGAAGTTCTTCGGCCTCGAGGAAACCCGCTACGAAGGCCCGACCGGGATCGCCGGTGTGTTCCAGGACGCCTGCGTGGCGGCCGGTATCCCGGCGGTGACGTTCTGGGCCGCGGTGCCGCATTACGTGTCGCAACCACCCAATCCGAAGGCAACCGTCGCGCTGCTGCGCCGCGTGGAGGATGTGCTCGACATCGAGGTGCCGTTGGGCGACCTGCCCGCGCAGGCCGAGGAGTGGGAGCAGGCCGTCACCGAGATGACCGCCGAGGACGAGGAGATCGCCGAGTACGTGGCCTCCCTGGAACAGCGCGGTGACGCCGAGGTCGACGTCAACGAGGCGCTGTCGAAAGTCGACGGCGATCAGCTGGCCGCCGAGTTCGAGCGGTACCTGCGCCGGCGGGGCCCGGGCTTCCGCGGGTAA
- a CDS encoding DUF3090 domain-containing protein, whose translation MARAIHVFRTPDRFVAGTVGQPGNRTFYLQAVHDTRVISVILEKQQVAVLAERISALLVEINRRFGTPLPPEKDVDDLSPLVTPVDAEFRVGTMGLGWDSEAQTVVVELLAVSDVEFDASVVLDDAEEGPDAVRVFLTPESARQFASRSTRVISAGRPPCPLCDEPLDPEGHICVRTNGYRRGAFGETDDDLDS comes from the coding sequence ATGGCCCGCGCAATTCACGTCTTCCGCACACCCGACCGTTTCGTCGCCGGGACCGTTGGGCAGCCCGGAAACCGCACCTTCTATCTCCAGGCCGTTCACGACACCCGGGTCATCTCCGTCATCCTGGAGAAACAACAGGTCGCGGTGTTGGCCGAGCGCATCAGCGCGCTGCTGGTCGAGATCAACCGCCGGTTCGGCACCCCGCTGCCGCCGGAGAAGGACGTCGACGATCTCAGCCCCCTGGTCACGCCGGTGGACGCGGAGTTCCGGGTCGGCACGATGGGCCTCGGGTGGGATTCCGAGGCGCAGACCGTCGTCGTCGAACTGCTGGCGGTCAGCGACGTCGAATTCGACGCGTCGGTGGTGCTCGACGACGCGGAGGAGGGGCCCGACGCGGTGCGGGTTTTCCTCACGCCCGAGTCGGCCCGCCAATTCGCCTCCCGCTCGACGCGGGTCATCTCGGCAGGACGTCCGCCGTGTCCGCTGTGCGACGAGCCGCTGGACCCGGAAGGCCACATCTGTGTGCGCACCAACGGATATCGGCGTGGCGCGTTCGGCGAGACCGACGACGATCTCGACTCGTGA
- a CDS encoding histidine phosphatase family protein — protein sequence MTVILLRHGRSTSNTAHTLAGRTEGVELDDKGQGQASALVDRVKGLPIKALVRSPLLRCRLTLEPLAAELDLEPVVDERLAEVDYGQWTGRALKDLVKEPLWAVVQQQPSAAVFPDGEGLAQVQARAVAAVREHDRRLADEHGHDVLWIACTHGDVIKAVVADALGAHLDSFQRITADPASMSVIRYTPFRPFVVHVNHTGAELASALSAPPPAEGDKDAGDAVVGGTTD from the coding sequence TTGACCGTCATCCTGTTGCGCCACGGCCGCTCGACGTCCAACACCGCGCACACACTGGCCGGCCGGACCGAGGGCGTCGAACTCGACGACAAAGGGCAGGGCCAGGCCAGCGCCCTCGTCGACCGGGTCAAGGGCCTGCCGATCAAGGCGCTCGTCCGGTCACCGCTGCTGCGCTGCCGCCTCACTCTGGAGCCGCTGGCCGCCGAACTGGACCTCGAGCCGGTCGTCGACGAGCGCCTCGCCGAGGTGGACTACGGACAGTGGACCGGCCGGGCGCTGAAGGATCTGGTGAAGGAGCCGCTGTGGGCGGTGGTTCAGCAGCAGCCGAGCGCGGCCGTCTTTCCCGACGGCGAGGGCCTGGCGCAGGTTCAGGCCCGCGCGGTGGCCGCGGTACGCGAGCACGACCGCCGACTCGCCGACGAGCACGGTCACGACGTGCTGTGGATCGCCTGTACGCACGGCGATGTGATCAAGGCTGTCGTCGCGGACGCCCTCGGCGCCCACCTGGACAGCTTCCAGCGGATCACCGCCGACCCGGCGTCGATGAGTGTGATCCGCTACACGCCGTTCCGCCCATTTGTCGTGCACGTCAACCACACCGGCGCCGAACTCGCGTCGGCGCTCAGCGCGCCGCCGCCGGCCGAGGGCGACAAGGACGCCGGGGACGCCGTCGTCGGTGGGACCACCGACTGA
- a CDS encoding undecaprenyl-diphosphate phosphatase: MSWLQVVVLSIVQGLTEFLPISSSSHLAIVSRVFFSADAGASFTAVSQLGTEAAVVIYFARDIWRILKAWFNGLFVKAHRDNIDYRMGWYVIIGTVPIVVIGLAFKEAIRGEVRNLWVIATAMLVFSAVIAAAEYFGKQTRHVEQLTWKDGLLVGLAQCLALVPGVSRSGSTISAGLFLGLDRPLAARFGFLLGIPAVLASGLFSLPDAFHPVTEGMSASGPQLLVSVVITFVVGYAAIAWLLRFVANHAMYWFVGYRVVLALVVMALLASGVVAAS, translated from the coding sequence ATGTCGTGGTTGCAGGTCGTGGTCCTGTCGATCGTCCAGGGGCTGACCGAGTTCTTACCGATCTCGTCGTCGAGTCATCTCGCCATCGTGTCGCGCGTCTTCTTCTCCGCGGACGCCGGCGCATCGTTCACCGCGGTATCCCAGTTGGGCACCGAAGCCGCGGTGGTCATCTACTTCGCCCGCGACATCTGGCGGATTCTCAAGGCCTGGTTCAACGGGCTCTTCGTCAAGGCGCACCGGGACAACATCGATTACCGGATGGGCTGGTACGTCATCATCGGCACGGTGCCGATCGTGGTGATCGGCCTGGCGTTCAAGGAAGCTATCCGCGGTGAGGTTCGCAATCTCTGGGTGATCGCCACCGCGATGCTGGTGTTCTCGGCCGTGATCGCCGCCGCCGAGTACTTCGGGAAGCAGACCCGCCACGTCGAGCAACTGACGTGGAAAGACGGCCTGCTCGTCGGCCTGGCGCAGTGCCTGGCCCTGGTGCCGGGGGTGTCCCGGTCGGGTTCGACGATCAGTGCCGGCCTGTTCCTCGGCCTTGATCGTCCGCTCGCGGCGAGATTCGGCTTCCTGCTTGGCATTCCGGCCGTGCTGGCGTCCGGCCTGTTCTCGCTTCCCGACGCGTTCCATCCGGTGACCGAAGGCATGAGTGCCTCCGGCCCGCAATTGCTGGTGTCGGTGGTCATCACCTTCGTCGTCGGCTACGCGGCGATCGCCTGGCTGCTGCGCTTCGTCGCCAACCACGCGATGTACTGGTTCGTGGGCTACCGGGTGGTGCTCGCCCTCGTGGTGATGGCGCTGCTGGCCTCAGGCGTGGTGGCGGCCAGTTGA